One window from the genome of Camelus bactrianus isolate YW-2024 breed Bactrian camel chromosome 4, ASM4877302v1, whole genome shotgun sequence encodes:
- the IDNK gene encoding putative gluconokinase isoform X3: MVSFLDRIPWLCNLHDILQRDVASGQHVVLACSALKKVYRDILIQGKDGAPLKRDESGKEEKTAEVKLLVVHLTGSFEVISGRLLKRKGHFMPPELLQSQFNTLEPPSAPENFIQISVDKNPSEIVVIIMETLK, encoded by the exons ATGGTCAGCTTCTTG gACAGGATTCCATGGCTCTGCAACCTGCATGACATTTTACAAAG AGATGTAGCCTCTGGACAGCATGTAGTTCTAGCCTGTTCAGCTCTGAAGAAAGTATACAGAGACATCTTAATACAAGGAAAAGACGGTGCACCTCTGAAGCGTGATGAGTccggaaaggaagaaaagacgGCTGAGGTAAAGCTCCTTGTGGTCCATCTGACTGGGTCATTTGAGGTCATCTCTGGACGCTTACTCAAAAGAAAAGGACATTTTATGCCCCCTGAGTTACTGCAGTCCCAGTTCAATACTCTGGAGCCCCCATCAGCTCCAGAAAATTTCATCCAAATCAGTGTGGACAAAAATCCTTCAGAGATAGTTGTTATAATTATGGAAACTCTAAAATGA